A genomic window from Winogradskyella sp. J14-2 includes:
- a CDS encoding methylated-DNA--[protein]-cysteine S-methyltransferase encodes MDTCYVETPIGFAKIVGNNKGISSVSIIDKPQNTSYSIPEVLLDCVSQLKAYFNNQLTTFDLKLNLEGTDFQKKVWKQLKKIPYGKTISYLELAKQLGDPKTIRAAASANGKNPLWIIIPCHRVIGTDGSLTGYAGGLHRKQWLLNHESEYKQQTLF; translated from the coding sequence ATGGATACCTGCTATGTTGAGACTCCTATTGGTTTTGCCAAAATTGTTGGTAACAACAAAGGCATTTCTTCTGTTTCAATAATAGACAAGCCTCAAAATACTTCTTATAGTATTCCTGAGGTTTTACTAGATTGTGTATCTCAACTTAAAGCATATTTCAACAATCAGCTTACAACTTTCGATTTAAAATTAAATCTCGAAGGCACAGATTTTCAGAAAAAAGTGTGGAAACAACTCAAAAAAATCCCTTACGGTAAAACTATTTCTTACCTAGAGCTAGCTAAACAACTTGGTGATCCAAAAACCATACGTGCTGCAGCGAGTGCAAACGGAAAAAATCCACTTTGGATAATTATACCATGCCACAGAGTTATTGGCACAGACGGAAGTCTAACAGGCTATGCTGGTGGTTTACATAGAAAACAGTGGCTACTAAATCACGAAAGTGAATACAAACAACAAACACTCTTTTAA
- the hemB gene encoding porphobilinogen synthase produces the protein MFPIRRNRRLRTNEAIRSLVRENYITPNDFLVPLFVVEGKGVKEEIASMPNYYRFSLDLLKDEVKTLWSLGLKSVLLFVKVEDKLKDNKGTEALNPNGLMQRAIQTVKTVCPDMLVMTDVALDPFSSYGHDGIVENGKIINDATVEVLAEMSISHAEAGANFVAPSDMMDGRILGIREALDQSNFLDVGIMSYSAKYASAFYGPFRDALDSAPVDMVDVPKDKKTYQMDFANREEALRETEMDINEGADIVMVKPGLCYLDIVRDIKNTFDVPLAVYQVSGEYAMLKAAAEKGWLDHDAVMLEQVTAIKRAGADIITSYFAKDVVKLIS, from the coding sequence ATGTTCCCAATACGAAGAAACCGAAGATTAAGAACAAACGAAGCCATTAGAAGTTTAGTTAGAGAAAACTATATAACACCAAATGATTTTCTGGTACCTCTTTTTGTGGTTGAAGGCAAAGGTGTTAAAGAAGAAATTGCTTCTATGCCTAATTACTATCGTTTTAGTCTAGACTTACTTAAAGACGAAGTAAAAACACTGTGGAGTTTAGGATTAAAATCGGTTTTATTATTTGTAAAAGTTGAAGATAAATTAAAAGACAATAAAGGTACTGAAGCATTAAATCCAAATGGATTAATGCAACGTGCCATACAAACCGTAAAAACCGTTTGCCCAGACATGTTGGTAATGACGGATGTGGCTTTAGATCCGTTTTCATCTTATGGACACGATGGTATTGTAGAAAATGGAAAAATTATCAATGACGCTACCGTTGAAGTTTTGGCCGAAATGAGTATTTCACATGCTGAAGCTGGAGCCAATTTTGTAGCACCAAGTGATATGATGGATGGCCGTATTCTTGGTATTCGTGAGGCTTTAGACCAATCTAACTTTTTAGATGTTGGGATTATGAGTTATTCTGCAAAATATGCCTCGGCTTTTTATGGGCCTTTTAGAGATGCTTTAGATTCTGCACCTGTAGATATGGTAGATGTGCCAAAGGATAAAAAGACCTATCAAATGGATTTTGCCAACCGTGAAGAAGCCCTTAGAGAAACCGAAATGGATATTAACGAAGGGGCAGATATTGTGATGGTAAAACCCGGACTTTGCTATCTAGATATTGTGAGAGATATTAAAAACACCTTTGATGTACCATTAGCTGTATACCAAGTATCTGGCGAATATGCCATGCTAAAAGCAGCAGCAGAGAAAGGTTGGTTAGACCATGATGCTGTAATGTTAGAACAGGTTACTGCCATTAAGCGCGCTGGTGCAGATATTATAACAAGCTATTTTGCTAAGGATGTTGTAAAATTGATTTCGTAA
- a CDS encoding CNNM domain-containing protein: MGLLIFYAIISIFFSFLCSILEAVLLSITPTFINVKKKEGKAYATELEDLKKDVDRPLIAILTLNTIAHTVGAILVGVQAKVAYAELYGNTKRSVLGIQFTEDVMVGLVSTVMTILILVASEIIPKTIGATFWKQLANFTAKALNILIFPLKWTGILWVLQLTTKLIGGKGHGSVLSREGFAAMADIAHEEGVFEENESKVIKNLLNFKEVRAKDIMTPRTVLKTENETMTVRDFFEANSNIRFSRIPVYTENTDNITGLVLKDEVFKEMGLGNGDKLLAEIKRSIIIVNRTLPIPKLFEQLVESRNHMALVVDEYGSVSGIVTMEDVIETLLGLEIMDESDNVSDLQMLARKSWETRAKRLGLLDDDNPEN, from the coding sequence ATGGGCTTACTCATATTTTACGCCATCATTTCAATTTTCTTTTCATTCTTGTGTTCTATTTTAGAAGCTGTATTACTGAGTATTACACCAACCTTTATTAATGTAAAAAAGAAAGAAGGCAAGGCCTATGCAACGGAGCTTGAAGACCTAAAAAAAGATGTAGACCGTCCGTTAATTGCTATTTTAACTTTAAATACCATAGCACACACCGTTGGTGCCATATTAGTAGGCGTGCAAGCAAAAGTGGCTTACGCAGAACTTTACGGAAATACTAAGAGAAGTGTACTGGGTATTCAATTTACCGAAGATGTTATGGTAGGTTTAGTATCTACTGTAATGACCATATTAATATTGGTTGCTTCAGAAATCATCCCAAAAACCATTGGTGCAACCTTCTGGAAACAGTTGGCAAACTTTACAGCAAAAGCATTAAACATCCTTATCTTTCCGCTAAAATGGACAGGTATATTATGGGTGTTACAATTAACCACAAAACTTATTGGTGGTAAAGGACATGGCAGTGTATTAAGTAGAGAAGGTTTTGCGGCCATGGCCGACATTGCGCACGAGGAAGGTGTTTTTGAAGAAAATGAGAGTAAGGTTATTAAAAACCTCCTTAATTTTAAAGAAGTGCGTGCCAAAGATATCATGACTCCTCGCACAGTGCTTAAAACAGAAAACGAGACCATGACAGTAAGAGATTTTTTTGAAGCCAATTCTAACATTCGCTTTTCACGAATTCCTGTGTATACCGAAAATACTGATAACATAACAGGATTAGTTTTAAAGGACGAAGTTTTTAAGGAAATGGGATTAGGAAATGGTGACAAATTACTAGCCGAAATAAAACGAAGTATCATCATTGTTAATCGCACGCTACCCATACCAAAACTTTTTGAGCAATTAGTAGAAAGCAGAAACCATATGGCTCTTGTGGTAGATGAGTATGGATCTGTGAGTGGTATTGTTACTATGGAAGATGTTATAGAAACGCTTCTTGGCCTAGAAATTATGGACGAAAGCGATAATGTTTCAGATTTACAGATGCTTGCCAGAAAAAGCTGGGAAACCAGAGCCAAACGTTTGGGCTTATTAGATGATGATAACCCTGAAAATTAA
- a CDS encoding DUF4421 family protein — protein MGLIIKTILLFLFCEIVNSQQDSLSENQYITTFPNKISARISLVNTSNSFILNDVANNATYKLKPNVREYLGFSVLFRSIEIDYGFSPQIFNANKDNDNSKLYNLNLRMFLGQWMQTIDLYSQKGFNFSSNNQRVNLNGVKTFKIGGSTSYILNKDFSFRAIGFQNEWQTKSAGSFIPSIYYYYTKYNLSLESIEEVAHSYDIALGPSYYYNFCLTKNFIVSLGAHAGVGLNHSSNLGEGDFTSILYDFSGRVVVGYNSDTFFAGINSNIILLEHKIDASTVQDDTITFLEFYIGYRFNAPKKWVKFADDFNKKYGL, from the coding sequence TTGGGTTTAATAATTAAAACAATATTGCTATTTCTCTTTTGTGAGATCGTAAACTCACAGCAAGATAGCCTATCAGAAAATCAATACATAACAACTTTCCCCAACAAAATATCTGCAAGGATTTCATTAGTAAATACGTCTAATAGTTTTATTTTAAATGATGTTGCAAACAATGCCACATATAAACTAAAACCTAATGTAAGGGAATATCTAGGATTTTCCGTTCTTTTTAGAAGTATTGAAATTGATTATGGCTTTTCTCCTCAAATTTTTAACGCCAATAAAGATAATGACAACTCTAAACTCTATAACCTGAACTTAAGAATGTTTTTAGGTCAGTGGATGCAAACTATTGATCTTTATAGCCAGAAAGGATTCAACTTTTCTTCTAACAATCAAAGAGTTAATCTCAACGGTGTAAAAACCTTTAAAATTGGCGGATCGACCTCATACATCCTTAATAAAGATTTTTCGTTTAGAGCTATTGGATTTCAAAATGAATGGCAAACTAAAAGTGCCGGAAGCTTTATTCCATCAATTTATTACTATTACACCAAGTATAATTTATCATTAGAAAGTATCGAAGAAGTAGCCCATTCTTATGATATTGCTCTCGGACCTTCATACTATTACAACTTTTGTTTGACTAAGAATTTTATTGTCTCCCTAGGTGCTCATGCTGGTGTAGGTTTAAATCATAGTTCAAATTTAGGAGAAGGAGATTTTACTTCAATTTTATATGACTTTTCAGGAAGAGTTGTAGTAGGTTATAATTCTGATACGTTCTTCGCCGGAATAAACTCTAACATTATATTACTTGAACACAAGATTGACGCATCCACAGTACAAGATGATACAATTACATTTTTAGAATTCTATATAGGCTATCGTTTCAATGCTCCTAAAAAATGGGTTAAATTTGCTGATGATTTCAATAAAAAATACGGATTATAA